In Kaistella faecalis, a genomic segment contains:
- a CDS encoding DUF5683 domain-containing protein, whose amino-acid sequence MNKLTVLFVLLFSLKIFAQVSPKDTIRVENYPTDSISAVTPKSEIEVYTDIQESNATDSTMRYNPTKAGLYSAVLPGLGQYYNKKYWKIPIVWGGIGTGVGVVLWNQKQYNRYRDAFIAQLNGQPHEFSDIPGISAEPLGRTQDRAKRQRDYAIAITGLVYILNIVDAVVDAHLYEGRKDPDLALKPTVIYDEFGKQNSKAGLSLSYNF is encoded by the coding sequence ATGAATAAACTTACAGTACTTTTTGTCCTCTTATTCTCACTAAAAATTTTCGCGCAGGTAAGTCCGAAAGACACCATTCGTGTAGAAAATTATCCAACGGATTCTATATCTGCAGTTACTCCAAAATCTGAAATCGAGGTATATACTGATATTCAGGAATCCAATGCAACGGACTCCACTATGAGATACAATCCTACTAAAGCAGGTTTGTATTCTGCGGTTTTACCAGGTCTGGGGCAATATTACAACAAGAAATACTGGAAAATCCCAATTGTTTGGGGCGGAATCGGTACCGGCGTTGGGGTAGTGCTTTGGAATCAGAAACAGTACAATCGTTACAGAGATGCATTCATCGCACAACTCAACGGTCAGCCTCACGAGTTTTCAGATATTCCTGGGATCAGTGCGGAACCCTTAGGAAGAACGCAGGACAGAGCAAAGCGGCAGCGCGATTATGCAATCGCAATTACCGGCTTGGTTTACATCCTTAATATTGTAGATGCGGTTGTGGATGCACATCTTTACGAAGGCCGTAAAGATCCGGATCTTGCGCTGAAGCCCACTGTAATTTACGATGAATTCGGAAAGCAGAATTCAAAGGCGGGCCTCAGTTTAAGTTATAATTTTTAA
- the dapB gene encoding 4-hydroxy-tetrahydrodipicolinate reductase, translating into MKIALVGYGKMGKIIDEIATQRNHEIVARLNESPTSENLNSADVVIEFSNPEVAFNNIKTCLENNIPVICGTTGWLDQKPEIEKIAAENNTAFLYGSNFSLGVNLFFALNEKLADLMKNFPEYNVQLEEIHHVHKKDAPSGTAISLAEGIIKNNQRFEGWKLDETKEKQLGIFAIREDEVPGTHSVFYKSSVDEIEIKHTAYSRNGFALGAVIAAEWIQGKTGNFSMIDVLFS; encoded by the coding sequence ATGAAAATAGCATTGGTAGGATACGGAAAAATGGGTAAAATTATTGATGAAATTGCGACCCAGAGAAATCATGAAATCGTCGCAAGACTTAATGAATCTCCAACTTCGGAAAACCTTAATAGCGCTGATGTAGTCATTGAGTTTTCTAATCCTGAAGTTGCTTTTAACAATATTAAAACCTGCCTTGAAAATAATATTCCCGTGATTTGCGGAACCACAGGCTGGCTCGACCAGAAGCCTGAAATCGAAAAAATCGCTGCCGAAAATAATACTGCTTTTTTATATGGTTCGAATTTCAGTTTAGGCGTAAATCTTTTCTTTGCGCTGAATGAAAAACTTGCCGATTTAATGAAAAATTTCCCTGAATATAATGTTCAGCTCGAAGAAATTCATCATGTCCACAAAAAAGATGCCCCTAGCGGAACCGCAATTTCTTTAGCCGAAGGGATCATTAAAAATAACCAAAGGTTTGAAGGCTGGAAACTCGATGAAACCAAAGAAAAGCAACTCGGCATTTTCGCCATCCGTGAAGATGAGGTTCCCGGTACACACAGCGTTTTCTATAAAAGCTCCGTTGACGAAATCGAGATTAAACATACGGCTTACTCCCGAAATGGTTTTGCGCTGGGCGCAGTAATTGCTGCGGAATGGATTCAGGGAAAAACAGGAAACTTTTCTATGATAGATGTTCTTTTCTCCTAA
- the lepB gene encoding signal peptidase I, with amino-acid sequence MSYFLTYTVYVLILSLLMGISTWKLYKKMGYNPLFAFVPFYNYYIIQKETGHPKWWVVMAYLPIVGPIMMTVFHLFLMKHFGKSSFSQRLLTVILPFIYMAYINYSKDPEVETEEEFYLTEEEKGEKKKESFVGSITFAVVFATIVHVFMTQPFGIPTGSMERTLLVGDFLFVNKWSYGFRMPMRPVAIPFLQGTIMDTGEKGNPKDDPKSYLEAVKLPYARIFQFSKPEKNDIVVFNYPQDSVHKAIDRKDPYVKRCVAVAGDVLEIKAGRIFVNGKPETILGDQQKQHKFIATTGSQLDIPALYRKYGFLPVQEVQTESGYLYDFQGLTDQTAKEIKELPQVVDLKEHIWPKDSAALSYKVNAARDSYTKNLDTTQSIFPVNKKWNQDWYGPLRIPKKGDVVKLNQETLPEYQWIISEYEDNKLENRDGKIYVNGQETTQYTIKQDYYMMIGDNRDASLDARFFGFVPEENIVGSPMFTWMSVEGLFADNSSSYQPEGKRIRWDRMFKATNTGEANKTSYWWVAAILLLLFFGWDYFAKFFRKKSKED; translated from the coding sequence ATGAGCTATTTTCTTACTTATACAGTTTATGTCTTAATCCTCTCTCTTCTGATGGGGATTTCTACATGGAAACTTTATAAAAAAATGGGTTACAATCCGCTTTTTGCTTTTGTGCCTTTTTATAATTATTATATCATACAGAAAGAAACCGGGCATCCGAAATGGTGGGTAGTGATGGCTTATCTTCCGATTGTAGGACCTATTATGATGACGGTTTTTCATCTGTTTCTGATGAAACATTTTGGCAAAAGCAGCTTTTCACAGCGCCTGCTTACCGTGATTCTTCCGTTTATTTATATGGCCTACATCAATTATTCTAAAGATCCTGAGGTAGAAACTGAAGAAGAGTTTTATTTAACTGAAGAAGAAAAAGGCGAGAAAAAGAAAGAGTCTTTCGTGGGTTCCATCACTTTCGCGGTGGTATTTGCCACGATCGTCCATGTATTTATGACCCAGCCATTTGGAATTCCTACAGGTTCCATGGAAAGAACGCTCCTTGTAGGAGATTTTCTTTTTGTAAATAAATGGAGCTATGGTTTCAGAATGCCGATGCGTCCTGTGGCAATCCCATTCCTGCAGGGTACCATCATGGATACCGGTGAGAAGGGAAATCCGAAAGATGATCCTAAATCTTATCTTGAGGCAGTGAAATTGCCTTATGCACGAATTTTCCAGTTCAGCAAACCTGAGAAAAACGATATCGTAGTTTTCAATTATCCGCAGGATTCGGTTCATAAAGCAATCGACCGTAAAGATCCTTATGTAAAACGTTGTGTAGCCGTTGCAGGCGACGTTTTGGAAATTAAAGCAGGCCGTATCTTTGTAAACGGAAAACCTGAGACTATTCTAGGCGACCAGCAAAAGCAGCACAAATTCATTGCAACTACAGGAAGTCAATTAGATATTCCCGCGCTTTACAGAAAATATGGATTTCTACCCGTGCAGGAAGTTCAGACTGAAAGCGGTTATTTGTACGATTTTCAGGGACTGACTGATCAAACGGCAAAAGAGATAAAGGAATTGCCGCAGGTTGTTGATCTTAAAGAACACATCTGGCCCAAGGATTCGGCAGCGCTTTCATATAAAGTGAATGCAGCGAGAGACAGTTATACAAAGAATTTAGATACAACGCAGTCAATTTTTCCTGTAAATAAAAAATGGAATCAGGATTGGTACGGACCTTTAAGAATACCTAAAAAAGGAGATGTAGTAAAGTTAAATCAGGAAACTTTACCTGAATACCAGTGGATTATTTCGGAATACGAAGATAACAAACTGGAAAACAGAGACGGAAAAATTTATGTTAATGGTCAGGAAACTACGCAATACACCATAAAACAGGATTATTACATGATGATTGGCGACAATCGAGATGCCTCATTGGATGCAAGGTTTTTCGGGTTCGTTCCTGAAGAAAATATTGTGGGGAGTCCGATGTTTACCTGGATGAGTGTGGAAGGGCTCTTCGCTGATAACAGTTCATCTTACCAGCCCGAAGGTAAAAGAATCCGTTGGGACCGCATGTTTAAAGCGACTAACACCGGCGAAGCCAATAAAACTTCTTACTGGTGGGTTGCGGCAATCCTTTTACTTTTATTTTTTGGATGGGATTATTTTGCGAAATTCTTCAGAAAGAAAAGTAAAGAAGACTAA